In Methanobacterium sp., the DNA window AAGAAAGTCGAGAAGTTTTTAAAAAGCCATTTGGTAAACTCTACTCTGCTTTAGATGATATTGATAAATCTTATCTTGAAGATCATTTCATAATCTCTATTGGGGATGCAACAACAAAAAATCTTTTAGATGTGGGCATAATCCCTAAAATTGGCATTATTGATAATAAAATTGAAAGAAAAACTTCAAATCATAATATAAAATACGATGCAATCACATTAAACGCTGATAATCCGTCAGGGACCATAACAGATAGTCTACAGGCAACTATCAAAGAAGCAT includes these proteins:
- a CDS encoding GTP-dependent dephospho-CoA kinase family protein — its product is MLILKKESREVFKKPFGKLYSALDDIDKSYLEDHFIISIGDATTKNLLDVGIIPKIGIIDNKIERKTSNHNIKYDAITLNADNPSGTITDSLQATIKEALDLTLKSNVLIVVNGEEDLAVIPCVLMAPKSSIILYGQPGEGIVVVKVDKLKETAKKMLDNFKVEEVK